One window from the genome of Chthoniobacterales bacterium encodes:
- a CDS encoding peptide ABC transporter substrate-binding protein, translating into MSTQRVAARRRSRYAWGMSKICRLLSAGLLAATLLVGCGRPADRADLTLINGAEPESLDPAVITGQPEGRVVNALFEGLTTFDRGGRAVPGVAESWTISPDGKTYIFKLRAGAKWSDGSPVTALDFVRSWRRTLAPDTAASYNYQLFYVKNAKAFADGKVTDFSQVGVRALDDRTLEVQLENPTPFFLDLCATPPLQPVPTRVIEKFGDDWIKPGRLVNNGAYLLEDWRINDRIRLRKNPNYWDRANVALETVDVLPISKANVAFNFYASGEADLMLDKGLAPPALLDELKKRPDFHAAPFLADYFLRFNCAEGPFRDERVRHAFAMAVDKERIVKKITRAGEVPADSLVPPGIEGYRSPAGLRYDPTEASRLLAEAGFPNGKGFPLVRYLYSESELNEAIAVELQNMWKQTLGVQVALTRQEWKVYLNSMNQLDYDICRSSWVGDYPDPNTFLDMFLTGGGNNRTGWSNAAYDALIAEAATEADPAKRFATLARAEELLVVQQAVICPLYFYVGIQLYDPARVSGIEANVLDEHPLRLMRRR; encoded by the coding sequence ATGTCCACGCAACGGGTGGCGGCGCGTCGGCGTTCCCGCTATGCATGGGGCATGTCGAAAATCTGCCGCCTCCTTTCTGCCGGGTTGCTCGCGGCGACTCTGCTTGTCGGATGCGGCCGGCCGGCAGACCGGGCGGACCTGACTCTCATCAATGGCGCCGAGCCGGAATCGCTCGACCCGGCGGTGATCACCGGGCAACCCGAGGGACGCGTCGTGAATGCGCTGTTCGAGGGGCTCACCACCTTTGATCGAGGGGGGCGTGCGGTCCCGGGAGTGGCGGAATCGTGGACGATCTCGCCGGATGGGAAAACCTACATCTTCAAACTGCGGGCGGGCGCCAAATGGAGCGACGGTTCGCCGGTGACGGCGCTGGATTTCGTGCGCTCGTGGCGGCGGACGCTCGCTCCCGACACGGCGGCGTCCTACAATTACCAGCTTTTCTACGTGAAGAATGCGAAGGCGTTTGCCGACGGGAAGGTGACCGATTTTTCACAGGTCGGCGTGCGCGCACTCGACGACCGCACGCTCGAGGTGCAGCTCGAAAATCCTACGCCGTTCTTCCTCGACCTCTGCGCGACGCCGCCGCTTCAGCCGGTGCCGACGCGCGTGATCGAGAAATTCGGCGACGACTGGATCAAGCCCGGCCGCCTCGTGAACAACGGCGCCTACCTGCTCGAGGATTGGCGGATCAACGACCGCATCCGGCTGCGGAAGAATCCGAACTACTGGGACCGGGCAAACGTCGCGCTCGAGACGGTGGATGTGCTGCCGATTTCGAAAGCGAATGTCGCCTTCAATTTCTACGCGAGCGGGGAGGCGGACCTCATGCTCGACAAGGGGCTGGCGCCGCCGGCGCTGCTCGACGAATTGAAGAAGCGGCCGGACTTCCACGCGGCGCCGTTTCTCGCGGACTATTTTCTGCGGTTCAATTGCGCCGAAGGGCCGTTCCGCGACGAGCGGGTGCGTCACGCGTTCGCCATGGCCGTGGACAAGGAACGCATCGTCAAGAAGATCACGCGTGCCGGTGAAGTGCCGGCGGACTCGCTGGTGCCGCCGGGAATCGAAGGTTACCGGTCGCCGGCCGGCTTGCGTTACGACCCGACCGAGGCCTCGCGGTTGCTCGCGGAGGCGGGATTTCCGAACGGGAAGGGGTTTCCCCTCGTGCGGTATCTCTACAGCGAGAGCGAGCTCAACGAGGCGATCGCGGTGGAACTTCAGAACATGTGGAAACAGACTCTCGGCGTGCAGGTCGCGCTGACGCGGCAGGAGTGGAAGGTTTATCTGAATTCGATGAACCAGCTCGACTACGACATTTGCCGGTCGAGCTGGGTGGGGGACTACCCGGACCCCAATACGTTCCTCGACATGTTCCTGACGGGCGGCGGAAATAACCGCACGGGCTGGAGCAACGCGGCTTATGACGCGCTCATTGCGGAGGCGGCGACGGAGGCCGACCCGGCGAAGCGTTTTGCGACGCTCGCGCGAGCGGAGGAGTTGCTTGTCGTGCAGCAGGCGGTGATCTGCCCGCTGTATTTCTACGTGGGAATCCAGCTCTACGATCCGGCGCGGGTGTCGGGAATCGAGGCCAACGTGCTCGACGAGCATCCGCTGCGATTGATGCGGCGGAGGTAG
- a CDS encoding response regulator has product MSNQPPSTTITQAFAPAREAVILWVVLTTLAVIAVWMGGRYGERQLSKAIRTDAINSARAAVLGLDPALHDEIAAHEKMWSPLHKKALAILVGFHRKYPDVSRVRTFQLHNGKVVVILDTETVAGEVGMQRPVDPTPLRTPLDTQDPAYSAVLQVLKNREPAATEESSDDGYRRWRPGVIPLGSDSALEADLSSVEQETALSNLKMWVGTGLGISVLACGGVALMFFNIRTSHLVSETTGGEAKRGQEWLEQRNSRLIEALAQVVLHRDLEAGYLLWDGDVKRILGTAIERMPTDFQSWLERVHPDDVGRVRFATARTTSDNRTYELDYRARHESGAWRWFRERGVVSFSVEADRMRPEKVDCIIEDISDLKNEEEELAALALIASRTDNAICLMDAEGRIQWSNTNFCRLTGVERRDSEGKTLLSLFVGAPGEADLKGLFHDATHGKGGRAEIKLIHLDGSTYWTNLELQPLKDDAGSINRLVAIQTDITATKEFEARLVSARDAAETADRAKSEFLAVMSHEIRTPLNAVLGFTRLLLDTPLSAQQRDYIDTIRSSGDSLLHLLNDILDFSKMDAKGMQLENAPFDLRGCIEDTLDVLISPATTRGLDLYGDIALDTPLAVVGDRARLRQILLNLAGNAVKFTEKGEVVITVRRLPTPVEDQIVSLRPPPSARLRFEVRDTGPGIPADQQALLFRPFTQADSSATRKHGGTGLGLAISKRLITLMGGTIGLESTPGAGSTFWFEIPLDIAANQPAPLAGLHALEGLRVLLVEKNSGLRRMLSSQLKAWGLQVEAFGRGRDAIFAAEHRRFDVALLDCAPPDIDGLGLVDRLRHLPRRNVGGIILAGPPGKLPVATHGPFDALHRLVKPIHTTVLAETLLRAAPRFASATIPRPLAGLPAAKTLSEPVTPPAPPPSVDPRGRRILVADDNAINRKLVKKMLDGMGYLPTLVTNGAECVDAIKAGEFDAILMDIQMPEMDGLAATRAIRELGNEIPIIALTADAMPDDRARCLAAGMNDYLQKPVRPDALQTALTRTAAPV; this is encoded by the coding sequence ATGTCCAATCAACCACCGTCCACCACGATTACCCAGGCTTTCGCCCCGGCGCGTGAGGCCGTAATCCTCTGGGTGGTGCTGACGACGCTGGCCGTCATCGCGGTGTGGATGGGGGGCCGTTACGGAGAACGGCAGCTTTCCAAGGCGATTCGCACCGACGCCATCAACTCCGCCCGCGCGGCGGTGCTTGGGCTCGACCCGGCCCTTCACGACGAAATCGCGGCGCACGAGAAAATGTGGTCGCCTCTGCACAAGAAAGCCCTCGCGATTCTTGTCGGGTTTCACCGCAAATACCCCGACGTAAGCCGCGTCCGGACGTTCCAGCTTCACAACGGAAAAGTGGTCGTCATCCTCGATACCGAGACGGTTGCTGGGGAAGTCGGGATGCAGCGGCCGGTCGACCCGACTCCGCTGCGCACTCCGCTGGACACCCAGGACCCCGCCTATTCCGCGGTTCTCCAGGTGTTGAAGAATCGGGAGCCCGCCGCCACCGAAGAATCCAGCGACGACGGCTACCGCCGCTGGCGACCGGGCGTCATTCCCCTCGGCAGCGATTCCGCTCTCGAGGCTGACCTTTCCAGCGTCGAGCAGGAGACCGCACTCTCGAATCTCAAGATGTGGGTCGGCACCGGCCTCGGTATTTCCGTGCTCGCGTGCGGCGGCGTCGCCCTCATGTTTTTCAACATCCGCACGTCGCATCTCGTCTCGGAAACGACGGGTGGCGAGGCGAAGCGCGGCCAGGAATGGCTGGAACAGCGCAACAGCCGGCTGATCGAGGCGCTCGCCCAGGTCGTTCTGCATCGGGACCTCGAGGCGGGCTACCTTCTTTGGGACGGCGACGTGAAACGCATTCTCGGCACCGCGATCGAGCGCATGCCCACGGATTTCCAGAGCTGGCTGGAACGCGTCCACCCCGACGACGTGGGGCGCGTCCGCTTCGCGACAGCACGCACGACGTCTGACAACCGCACCTACGAACTCGATTACCGCGCCCGCCACGAGAGCGGCGCCTGGCGTTGGTTTCGCGAACGCGGGGTCGTCTCCTTCTCCGTCGAGGCGGATCGCATGCGCCCGGAGAAGGTCGACTGCATCATCGAGGACATTTCCGACCTCAAGAACGAAGAGGAGGAACTCGCCGCGCTCGCGCTGATCGCCAGTCGCACCGATAACGCGATCTGTCTGATGGACGCCGAGGGGCGCATCCAGTGGTCGAACACAAATTTCTGTCGACTCACCGGTGTCGAGCGGCGGGATTCCGAGGGCAAGACACTCCTTTCGCTCTTTGTGGGCGCGCCCGGCGAGGCGGACCTGAAGGGGCTTTTTCACGACGCCACGCACGGCAAGGGCGGCCGCGCCGAGATTAAACTCATCCATCTCGACGGCTCGACCTACTGGACGAATCTCGAACTTCAGCCCCTCAAGGACGACGCCGGCTCGATCAATCGCCTTGTCGCCATTCAGACCGACATCACCGCCACCAAGGAGTTCGAAGCCCGCCTCGTGAGCGCCCGCGACGCTGCCGAGACCGCGGATCGCGCGAAGAGCGAATTCCTGGCGGTGATGAGCCACGAAATTCGAACGCCGCTCAATGCCGTGCTCGGCTTCACCCGCCTCCTGCTCGACACCCCGCTCTCCGCCCAGCAACGCGACTACATCGACACCATTCGCAGCAGCGGCGACAGCCTTCTTCACCTGCTCAACGACATCCTCGACTTCTCGAAAATGGACGCCAAGGGCATGCAGCTCGAGAATGCGCCGTTCGACCTGCGCGGCTGTATCGAGGACACGCTCGATGTGCTCATTTCGCCCGCCACCACGCGCGGGCTCGACCTCTACGGCGACATCGCTCTCGACACGCCCCTCGCCGTCGTCGGCGACCGCGCCCGCCTCCGCCAGATTCTGCTGAATCTCGCCGGCAACGCCGTGAAATTCACCGAGAAAGGCGAAGTCGTCATCACCGTGCGCCGCCTGCCCACCCCGGTCGAAGACCAGATCGTCTCCCTGCGCCCGCCGCCCTCTGCGCGGCTGCGTTTCGAGGTGCGCGACACCGGCCCCGGCATTCCGGCGGACCAGCAGGCGCTGCTGTTCCGCCCCTTCACGCAGGCCGACAGCTCCGCCACCCGCAAGCATGGCGGCACCGGCCTCGGCCTCGCGATCAGCAAGCGCCTCATCACGCTCATGGGCGGCACGATCGGCCTCGAAAGCACGCCCGGAGCGGGCTCGACCTTCTGGTTCGAAATCCCGCTCGACATCGCCGCGAACCAGCCCGCTCCGCTCGCCGGCCTCCACGCGTTGGAAGGGCTGCGCGTTCTCCTCGTCGAAAAGAATTCCGGCCTGCGCCGCATGCTTTCCAGCCAGCTCAAAGCGTGGGGCCTGCAGGTCGAGGCCTTTGGCCGAGGCCGGGATGCCATCTTTGCCGCGGAGCATCGCCGGTTCGACGTCGCGCTGCTCGACTGCGCACCGCCCGATATCGACGGACTCGGCCTCGTCGACCGCCTCCGCCACCTGCCCCGGCGCAACGTCGGCGGCATCATTCTCGCGGGCCCGCCCGGCAAGCTCCCGGTGGCCACGCACGGCCCGTTCGACGCCCTCCACCGGCTCGTCAAACCCATCCACACCACCGTCCTCGCGGAGACTCTCCTTCGCGCCGCACCGCGCTTCGCCAGCGCCACCATCCCGCGCCCGCTGGCAGGCCTTCCGGCCGCAAAGACCCTGTCCGAGCCCGTCACTCCGCCGGCGCCCCCACCCAGCGTCGATCCCCGCGGCCGGCGCATCCTGGTCGCCGACGACAACGCCATCAATCGCAAGCTCGTCAAAAAGATGCTCGATGGCATGGGCTACCTGCCCACGCTCGTGACCAATGGCGCCGAATGCGTGGATGCAATCAAGGCCGGCGAATTCGACGCGATCCTCATGGACATCCAGATGCCCGAAATGGACGGCCTCGCCGCCACCCGGGCGATTCGCGAACTCGGCAACGAAATCCCGATCATCGCGCTCACCGCCGACGCGATGCCCGACGATCGCGCGCGCTGCCTCGCCGCCGGCATGAACGACTACCTGCAGAAACCGGTGCGCCCCGACGCCCTCCAGACCGCGCTCACCCGCACCGCGGCGCCGGTCTAG
- the rpmI gene encoding 50S ribosomal protein L35: MPKQIARSKTRKAVAKRFKVTASGKVLRAHAGRRHLMSSKSAKRKRNLAKAAVVDVTDEARIKLNLPFA; encoded by the coding sequence ATGCCCAAACAGATCGCACGCAGCAAGACACGAAAGGCTGTCGCGAAGCGCTTCAAAGTGACCGCTTCCGGCAAGGTTCTGCGCGCCCATGCTGGTCGGCGTCACCTCATGTCCAGCAAATCGGCCAAACGCAAGCGCAACCTTGCGAAGGCCGCGGTGGTGGATGTGACCGACGAGGCCCGCATCAAGCTGAACCTGCCTTTCGCCTAA